One genomic segment of Mycolicibacterium chubuense NBB4 includes these proteins:
- a CDS encoding alpha/beta hydrolase gives MMARMPTISRREVLALGFRASVVTAAAATAVSASRAALATAAPPATSAAAPTYATGSFVSAARGGVPTNWIIARPPGQSVPLRPVILLHGKDSNAQTVMSMGAERFLADAVAAGLPPFALAAVDGGNGYWHRRASGDDPGAMVLDEFLPLLGEQGLDTSRVGFLGWSMGGYGAMLLGARLGAPRTAAIVAVSPALWTSPGAAAPGAFDGADDYNANSVWGLAGLNGIPLRIDCGYDDPFYSATKQFIAQLPTPPAGGFSPGGHNPAFWSSQLTAELSWAAPLLA, from the coding sequence ATGATGGCGCGCATGCCGACGATCAGCCGCCGGGAAGTCCTCGCACTCGGTTTCCGAGCGAGCGTGGTGACCGCCGCAGCAGCCACCGCAGTATCCGCCTCGCGAGCCGCACTGGCCACAGCGGCACCGCCGGCAACATCGGCCGCAGCCCCGACCTACGCGACGGGATCCTTCGTCTCGGCGGCTCGCGGTGGCGTCCCGACGAACTGGATCATCGCGCGCCCACCGGGGCAGAGCGTGCCGTTGCGGCCCGTGATCCTGCTGCACGGCAAAGACTCCAACGCACAGACGGTGATGTCGATGGGCGCCGAGCGGTTCCTGGCCGACGCCGTGGCCGCCGGGCTTCCCCCGTTCGCGCTGGCCGCTGTGGACGGTGGCAACGGGTACTGGCATCGACGCGCCTCCGGAGACGATCCGGGCGCGATGGTGCTCGACGAATTCCTGCCGCTCCTGGGTGAGCAGGGACTCGACACGTCGAGGGTCGGGTTCCTCGGCTGGTCGATGGGCGGGTACGGCGCCATGCTGCTGGGAGCTCGCCTGGGCGCCCCGCGCACGGCGGCGATCGTCGCCGTCAGCCCCGCGCTGTGGACGTCGCCGGGCGCGGCGGCACCCGGCGCTTTCGACGGCGCCGACGACTACAACGCCAACAGCGTGTGGGGGCTGGCCGGGCTCAACGGCATACCCCTTCGTATCGACTGCGGCTACGACGACCCGTTCTACTCGGCGACGAAGCAGTTCATCGCCCAATTGCCCACCCCGCCGGCCGGCGGCTTCTCCCCCGGCGGGCACAATCCGGCGTTCTGGTCCTCGCAGCTGACCGCCGAATTGAGCTGGGCCGCTCCGCTTCTCGCCTAG
- a CDS encoding TetR/AcrR family transcriptional regulator, whose product MLEVTAAVTPKGERRRYALVSAAADLLCEGGFDAVRHRAVARRAGLPLASTTYYFSSLDDLIAKAVEHVGLRETQQLQDRVSALSRRRRGAESTADILVDLLVGDSPERATEQLISRYERYVACARQPGLRDIQRRILKQRTDAVVEVVERSGRSVRADLLTALVCAVDGAVVAALVGDGDGPRATARATLIDVIDVLAPVNERSLSPTVPG is encoded by the coding sequence ATGCTAGAGGTGACGGCAGCAGTCACTCCCAAGGGAGAACGGCGACGGTATGCGCTGGTCAGTGCCGCTGCCGACCTGCTGTGCGAGGGCGGGTTCGACGCCGTGCGACACCGTGCCGTCGCGCGTCGCGCCGGGCTGCCGCTGGCGTCGACGACCTACTATTTTTCTTCGCTGGACGACCTGATCGCCAAAGCCGTGGAACATGTCGGATTGCGTGAGACACAGCAACTTCAAGACCGGGTGTCGGCGTTGTCGCGCCGGCGTCGCGGCGCCGAGTCGACCGCCGACATCCTGGTCGATCTGCTCGTCGGTGACAGCCCGGAGCGGGCCACCGAACAGCTGATCTCGCGGTACGAGCGCTACGTCGCCTGCGCCCGCCAACCCGGTCTGCGCGACATCCAGCGCCGCATCCTCAAACAGCGCACCGACGCCGTCGTCGAGGTCGTCGAGCGCTCCGGCCGATCGGTGCGCGCCGACCTGCTCACCGCGTTGGTGTGCGCGGTCGACGGCGCGGTGGTCGCCGCGTTGGTCGGCGACGGTGACGGCCCGCGCGCCACCGCCAGGGCCACGCTGATCGACGTCATCGACGTCCTCGCTCCCGTCAACGAACGGAGTCTGTCGCCGACAGTGCCGGGCTAG
- the purD gene encoding phosphoribosylamine--glycine ligase, producing the protein MHVLVIGSGAREHALLLALRRDPQVDGLSVAPGNAGTAAVADQYDVDVTSGEAVTALARRIGADLVVIGPEVPLVLGVADAVRAAGIACFGPTKDAARIEGSKSFAKDVMTAAGVRTAASEIVDNPAHLDAALDRFGPASGDSAWVVKDDGLAAGKGVVVTADRDTARAHAAGLLEAGHPVLLESFLDGPEVSLFCVVDGETVVPLLPAQDFKRVGDGDTGPNTGGMGAYTPLSWLPDEVTRRIVDEIVKPVAAELVKRGSAFSGLLYAGLAITSRGPAVIEFNCRFGDPETQAVLALLESPLGQLLRAAATGELAGHPPLRWRDGSAVTVVVAAENYPGRPRVGDVIHGADRDGVLHAGTARRDDGALVSSGGRVLSVVGTGADLAAARAAAYATLESIRLPGSHFRTDIGQAAAEGKISL; encoded by the coding sequence GTGCACGTCCTGGTGATCGGATCCGGAGCCCGTGAACACGCGCTGCTGCTGGCGCTGCGCCGAGACCCGCAGGTCGACGGGCTGTCGGTGGCACCCGGCAACGCCGGCACCGCGGCCGTGGCCGACCAGTACGACGTCGACGTCACCTCCGGGGAGGCGGTCACCGCCCTGGCGCGACGCATCGGGGCCGACCTCGTCGTCATCGGTCCGGAAGTGCCGTTGGTGCTCGGGGTCGCCGACGCCGTGCGCGCAGCCGGCATCGCCTGCTTCGGGCCCACCAAGGACGCCGCGCGCATCGAAGGTTCGAAGTCGTTCGCCAAAGACGTCATGACCGCGGCGGGTGTGCGCACCGCGGCCAGCGAGATCGTCGACAACCCCGCTCACCTCGACGCAGCGCTCGACCGCTTCGGCCCCGCGTCGGGTGATTCCGCCTGGGTGGTCAAGGACGACGGACTGGCGGCGGGCAAGGGGGTGGTGGTCACCGCCGATCGCGACACCGCCCGCGCGCATGCGGCCGGGCTGCTGGAAGCCGGCCATCCGGTACTGCTCGAGTCGTTCCTCGACGGTCCGGAGGTGTCGCTGTTCTGTGTGGTGGACGGGGAGACCGTGGTGCCGCTGCTTCCGGCCCAGGACTTCAAACGGGTCGGCGACGGCGACACCGGACCCAACACCGGCGGCATGGGCGCCTACACGCCGCTGTCGTGGCTGCCGGACGAGGTCACGCGCCGCATCGTCGACGAGATCGTGAAACCTGTTGCCGCGGAACTGGTCAAGCGAGGCAGCGCGTTCTCGGGCTTGCTCTATGCCGGGCTGGCGATCACCTCCAGAGGCCCGGCCGTCATCGAATTCAACTGCCGTTTCGGCGATCCCGAGACCCAGGCGGTGCTCGCGTTGCTGGAATCGCCACTCGGCCAACTGCTGCGCGCCGCGGCCACCGGTGAGCTGGCCGGCCACCCGCCGCTGCGGTGGCGCGACGGCTCGGCGGTCACCGTCGTCGTGGCCGCGGAGAACTATCCGGGCCGGCCCAGGGTCGGCGACGTGATCCACGGTGCCGACCGGGACGGTGTCCTGCACGCGGGCACCGCGCGCCGGGACGACGGCGCGCTGGTGTCCTCAGGGGGACGGGTGCTGTCGGTCGTGGGCACCGGTGCCGATCTCGCAGCCGCGCGCGCCGCCGCGTACGCCACACTTGAATCGATTCGCCTGCCGGGCAGCCACTTTCGCACAGATATCGGCCAGGCCGCGGCCGAGGGCAAGATCTCGCTCTAG
- a CDS encoding cytochrome P450 — protein MTTTDTGPQSCPFLPSGYDFTDPDVLLAGIPVAEFAQLRKTAPVWWNAQAESIFDDGGYWVISRHEDIKSISRNSAAWSTNANGAVMRLPDGVTAEQLDLTKALLINHDAPEHTRLRKIISRLFTPRAIAGMEEKLAVSAREIVRTAAEKDTGNFVQDVAMLLPLQAIADLIGVPEADRGKLFGWTNAIMNTDDPEFDSDPTTANAELMGYAYTMAEQRRRCPADDIVTRLIQADIDGEALGDVEFAFFVILLAVAGNETTRNAMTHGMNAFFDNPDQWELFRRERPETAVDEIIRWATPVHCFQRTALEDVELGGVTIAKGQRAGLFYSSANFDEDVFDRPFAFDILRNPNPHLAFGGNGAHFCIGANLARMEIKLMFDEIADQIPDISKLAEPQRLRSGWINGVKDLQVSYH, from the coding sequence ATGACCACGACCGATACCGGGCCGCAGAGCTGCCCGTTCCTGCCCTCCGGCTACGACTTCACCGATCCCGACGTGCTGCTCGCCGGCATTCCGGTCGCCGAGTTCGCCCAGTTGCGCAAGACCGCGCCGGTGTGGTGGAACGCCCAGGCGGAGTCGATCTTCGACGACGGCGGCTACTGGGTGATCTCACGCCACGAGGACATCAAGTCGATCTCCCGCAACAGCGCTGCGTGGTCGACGAACGCCAACGGCGCGGTGATGCGGCTGCCCGACGGCGTGACCGCCGAGCAACTCGACCTGACCAAGGCCCTGCTGATCAACCACGACGCGCCCGAGCACACCCGCCTCCGCAAGATCATTTCGCGGCTGTTCACCCCGAGGGCGATCGCGGGGATGGAGGAGAAGCTCGCCGTCTCCGCCCGCGAGATCGTCCGCACCGCCGCGGAGAAAGACACCGGCAATTTCGTCCAGGACGTCGCGATGCTGCTTCCGCTGCAGGCGATCGCGGACCTCATCGGTGTGCCCGAAGCCGATCGGGGCAAGTTGTTCGGTTGGACCAACGCCATCATGAACACCGACGACCCCGAATTCGACTCCGACCCGACCACCGCCAACGCCGAGTTGATGGGCTACGCCTACACCATGGCCGAACAGCGGCGCCGGTGCCCGGCCGACGACATCGTCACGCGTCTCATCCAGGCGGACATCGACGGCGAAGCGCTGGGGGACGTCGAGTTCGCGTTCTTCGTCATCCTGCTCGCGGTGGCCGGCAACGAGACCACGCGCAACGCGATGACGCACGGCATGAACGCGTTCTTCGACAACCCCGACCAGTGGGAGCTGTTCCGGCGCGAGCGACCCGAGACGGCCGTCGACGAGATCATCCGCTGGGCGACGCCGGTGCACTGCTTCCAGCGCACCGCGCTGGAGGACGTCGAACTCGGCGGCGTGACGATCGCCAAGGGCCAGCGGGCCGGCCTGTTCTACAGCTCCGCGAACTTCGACGAAGACGTCTTCGACCGCCCGTTCGCGTTCGACATCCTGCGGAACCCGAACCCGCATCTGGCTTTCGGGGGCAATGGCGCGCACTTCTGCATCGGAGCGAACCTCGCCCGCATGGAGATCAAGCTGA